The Branchiostoma lanceolatum isolate klBraLanc5 chromosome 5, klBraLanc5.hap2, whole genome shotgun sequence region attgggttcggcctctttttccgagacagcgGAAGACGAATAttaatgatcccactttttctgtaatatgtgggcTTTGTAATGTTAAGAGGATAGCttggagttgttgttttttcgtctgaaaacgtggagaaaatAGGAAGGAAAATGGTGGCCTCTGAGACATTAGCGAAGTAAAGATCAAGATGCTCATTGATTCCATTAACATTTCACGTGAGATATGAAAACATTCGTTGCCATACATACGCACCTTTGTGGGGATTAACCAAAATGGAATCGCTACGCTCCACGCCAGCAAACAGCGGTTTCATTTCGTCACAGAGAGCGAAAAACCCTCCATAGGCGGCATCAACGTGGAGCCAGAGCTGGTGACGTTCACACACATCAGCGATGTCGTCCACAGGATCCACAGTTCCGGTCAGGGTGGTGCCCACGGTTGCCACGACCAGGAAGGGCACCAAACCGGCCTGGGTAGGGAATTGGCAGTAGGTTTCAAttaatattatcatatagcttatccgaactgacgcatataagagtagacaatttctgtttgacgcatagatcccttatactattaagaatgcatttcagaattcacatttgtccttttttaacagaagatgatgaagaacatgtacaactgttgcctgatttattcatttcaaccacacaggatagggaTTTCCTTAAGTACATGTCACGTTGGTCAGTTACTAGGGTATTATTTCCCGTTGCTATGCGCGTTCGGCAAAGTATTCGGTTGCAAGAAGAAAACggtaaaacatttgaaaaaaaaaaatagtaggGACGGGGAAATCTTTTCGTAATGAAACAAAATTTGCAGGTTTACATACTTTTAATGCTGTCGTATTTTCGTTGAATGGCTGTTTTCTTTATAGATTTTCTCGGCAAACTCATTACAGTCATTTTGAGACATCAACTAGGTAAGGTAGGGGTTTCCTTGAGACAGTCTTAAACGATGTTTGAAGGCATATGCCATGCCGCACCGTGATATAGGGGGAGGTGGTAATTACAACTGACACTGTCGTGGACAATCCTTCGATTATATCGAGGACACAAACATTGACGCCCgtagcttcgttacatgttaaaTGTTCACAACAAAGTACAAGAATTGATATACTAATATACTGTCCAGAAAACGGTtaatatttgtaaaaatgtattttttccctCCTAACGCGGAAAAAAAGGTCCCAACAGCAAGGGTTTACAGTAGAAACTTtcaatgaccgcaggtgaccccagATAGAAAACGCGTTCGGATCGAATTACGTCAGATGGAACATCGTCGAAAAGGGTTCGAATTCGACTGGACATAGAAGTTTCGAAGCTTGAATTTAACCACCGTGTGTGCAAAAATCATCCAGCATTAAAAAAAGGTCTAACTTCCTTATCTTCTTTGATCTGCTTTTCAAGAGCCGTTGTTGTCATCTTGAACAGCTGGTCCAGCGGAACTGTCCTCAGGACGGCCTCCCGCAACCCAACGGCTCGGAGTCCCCTCAGTACCGAGTAATGGGTGAACTCGCTACAGTAGACCACACATCTAAGGAGAAAAACACTAGTCATTACAGGTTTAAATAGTTTTTTAAGCTGTGCAATTGTTGCAGTTATTCCTCATTAACCAAGATCATTAAAGTCATAGAGACAGTTGTTATAGTATGATAGATTGCGTAACCTGAAGAATAACCGGCCTGCGATCGCCTGCAATCGCCCTTCTCtctgggtcagatagctgaagaagacCGAGAGATTCTTTGATGAAGTGAGTGAGTTAATTCTTTGAGTAGGAAAACACTATTTTATTCTATTATAAGAACCGAACCTTCACCTGTGAAAGTCCGCGGCCTTCAGCCCCATGCTGTCCCGTGCGACGGCTAGCGCGGTGAGGCTGGAGAGAGAAGCTCCTGATGTGATGTTCCCAGCATGCCCTGCGGGGTAGCCGAACAGACCGGCCACCCATTCGATCAGCTTGTTCTCCATCTCAACAATGGTCGTGACCTTCCTCGGGAATCCTGTTTGGAAATGGGCACTTTAAATTCCTTTTTCATATCAGTATTCAATGTTGGAATATTGTTACGCCCAGagctttattttcaaattaggccatgttgattcgataaTATAGATGACACCTAGGCGCGCATAATTTTTTTATCCCTTTCCAAAAGACAAAATTTTCGAAGATGAAATCACACAAACTAGctgtaaaatgagaaaatatatgcgaTAGATTACCGGAGGACGgatatttcaaagtcaaagaagatgtgaaagaacaaaattgaagaatctattggtcggtataccatactctgtgtgtttggtCCTTTATTCAACCACATCCTGGTCAtaatgatgaaggcaactttttttgctcaACTTTTTTCATcctctcgcatcagttttggggttctcagaggatggcatccatataatcgaatcaacatggtcttTCCACGTACGCATTCCTTAACCTAACTAAAAAGGTATGTCGCAACGTTCGTGTATGTGATATGTGTATATAAGGTAGGATGCGCACCTGAGTATGAAGCGAGGGTCGCCGGAATGAAGGCGCCCAGGGCTGCGGGGTATGTTCCTCCGCCGGTGGGGATCAAACCAAAGCATGTTGGATGGCTCAGGTTCATTCCGGCGTTTACCAGGTGGTCGTTGAACTCTTGCATCACGAGCTCTGTGTAGGAGAGCAAAAACGGATGGCACAGCTTACGATGACTTTGAAATATTATCAAGCAAAATCTGTATTTTTCGTTAGGTGTTTTCAGGGACACTGAAACGGGACTTATTTGCGAATATAATCTcaattgtttattcattcatttgttggtTCATGACACTATTATAACCCAAATTAAGCCATAgccatgtatgtatgaatgaatgaatcaacgAATGAATGAGGCAAtgaaacaatgaatgaatgaagcaaTGAATGAAGCAATATATTAAACGATAAAGCAATGAATGAATATGCCAACAAATAACTGAATAGAATACTGTATACATAGGGGTAAGAGAACTGAAAATTCTATTTCGAAAATACCATATTCAGTTGGGTTTTCCTTGATTTCGCCAACAACCTTCCGACATCCCGGGTCCGAAGTCTTGACCGGTCCCCAGGTCAGCTTTCTCGTGCTGTCATCAAACGTGTTCATCATCTCCATGGCTTTACTGGTCATCTTATCCCGATCAGCCTGTGGGACCTCCAACACAGCGGTCTTCGCCTTCAGATTCCTTAAGGTCTGCTTGAGTCTGTCTTCTTCGGTATCCGGCATCTTCTCTCTTCCTTTTGGGATCGGCTGTAACAACACATAACGAGAGTTAGGATACTTCGTACCTCCATGGAATAttttaagttctgctgcagtaccaacgtcacaaatcagggggcccaaaatcgtcaatggcctttgtcttcccaacacttACCCACATTTCAAATATCGTCATGATACGtcaagaggttcttaagttatactACAAAAATTaggaaaaacagacagacagaaagacacacacacagacacacccaaagcAATAGCAAGTAATTAGCCTCTCTCATGAGTACATATAACAgatgctgtaacagttgttttcaGAAAAGGCAATAAAGTAAGAGTTCTTGTTCAaggttctttttttatttcacccAAATAAATGTGACATGAATGCGAGTCTAGATCAGTGCGGGTCAAAAAAAACTTCAGCGCTCTTCGCTAGAATATCAGataaatcaacaacaacaacaacgacgaATAATTGTGTTGATGTGAGATTTAGTTGTCGTTATTGTTGATTTATCTGATATACTAGCGAGAAGCGCTATAGTTCAAATCCTCCTGTGCGGAGGTCAGGAAGGGAAGGTTTTGAATGTAGGGTACCTGTTATCAAAGCTTTTGTTCTGAACAAGTGGGTCTCTCAAATTTCCAATTCTGGCGATATTATGGATGTTGCATTAAGCATATTCCCTCAATAAGCTGTTTTTAAAAGTAATGGATATAGATTAAGCAAAAGATATAAGCCTCCATGGCAGGCTCTCTGAGgctttttgggggaggggggtatgatacacttttgctgatgacttctttttgtactgggtcgtttgtgccgCCAGTCCGTAACCGCGTGGCCcctacaaaaagaagtcatcagcaaaagtgtattataagctcCAAAACAggccccagagagcctgctatggaggctaaggaTGTAAGCGAACTAGCGTTACCACCACAACCGGTCGCACTAGGCTAGGCACGACCTGCCCTCCCCTAGGCGCAATGACCCGAGAGGGGTCATCTACTTATAGATTTAGGAATGGTGGTGTGTGTATGGAGAGAGGGGCTATAGTCGTATTAAGTTGTCAACAACTATATCCAGGCTAATCGCTAACGACTTAAGACTTTTTTGGACAAAGACTGGGCCACATTGTCTCCCAACTGAAGGTAGCTAGATGTAGTGAATGTGCAGTGCCCTGAGGCAAAACATAGCGAAGATCTAATCTTCCACCTGGTGACTGTTGTGGATGGGGTAAGGTAAGGTCAGCGTCCCCTGACGTATGTTTCGCTGGCATAACAGACGGACAAAACAAAATTGTGGCTAATgcgcagatgttggcacattggcgcaccgAATACGTAGTGTGTTTAATATAGCACACATtctgacagattagccgaagaggctcggtggacgtcactccaccgtcaatgaaggtcgtgtaaagcgcatttcccaagggtacaacgttTAATTTGCCGGAATGATAAACAAATGGctgtaatagaccgatcctgtcgaaaaccatatcgaacatatagaaccccctggtctatttcgaacacctccgtcacaAAAATAGCGCTAGCATGACTAGAGATGGCACATGTAAAGCAGGATACGtttatctgtgacaggttttcctcgatattggctgcatgtatgctcaggacaaaaacttaatgaaaaagaaaacagctcggGCACTCAATGGCATGCAGGGAGCTTGTACCACATTCCGACTACTACAGAGTCCGCTAATGCATAGCTACGTCTCTTCCTTACTTGTGTGTGAAACTGATTAAAATTGAAAGCGAAAAGGGTAGTGCCGCGAATGTCATTTTAATTCTTCATTACTAAAGATCATACAGCTGTGATGCATGCAGCCAAAACAATagaaaacctgtcacagatatacgcaCCTTGCTTTACGCGTGCATCTGCTTCTTGTCAGCAAGGGGTACACCTGTCCACCAACAAGGTACGGCTATGCGGCACCTCCCGTAACGATAACGAGAAGAACGATaacggtgtgagtggatcaatcAGAATATTCCCACCTTTGAGGCAAAATAGACGACAACGTTGGTGATCTCACACGTAGCTTGCAGTAACCGCTTCGTCGGGTGATCGCTTCTGTCTGAAGTGTCGTCTGATCTGTTTAGTCACGTTCTGTCACACATTTGAAATGTCAAAGTTCCATCCGTGACTTGGTGGCGACCATTTAAAAGAAACGGCGCAGTTCTACAACtctttttatttgttcattcaaaaattgtgttttttaatAATTGTGCTGTGAATTCGTCTTAAATTTGATGTTGTAGCGTTTCGGAGTATTAAATTACAATAAATGCCTTTGTTTAAATCCATTTgatgttgttcttttttcatACGATATTTTAGCGTGCTGTTTTCATATtgccatttttttctaatgcattttcttgttttgctgATTATATTGCACGAAAAGCGATCAATTGAAAAATATCTGTTAGGAGTTAGTGGCGTCGCTGTGGAGCAGTGGCAGgttgtttggccccagaacccagaggtaccgggttcgaatccgcggttccctgatttgtcccgttgacgttgtgcctttgggaaaggcagcCGAATAAAGCACGAGAATCAACCACCTAACATCAAATAAATGCGTCACTTTAGACAATCACTCGACCACTCATTTACCCCATGCAAGGTCACAGAAAGGAAGCAAGGTAGAAAGAATAACTTTGAAAGAATTCACACACCATTTACTGTCAGCGCAAACGAACTTGACGACATATTCAAAGTAGATCTATTTGCTATCAATACATTTAAATTATGTTTGCATCGTTTACATTGTAGTGCAAATATATTATAAAGAAAGTTGATAAGTAGTAGTGTACCATCGATCAACTACTTGTCAGTGGTTACATAATTCACTATGATAACAATCATACAATTAGTAAGACTAGTTATTCCTTCAAGAGCACATGGAGATAACATAcacactacaaagaaaacacaaaagtcACCCCAGCTTATTCAAGTAATTGTAGACTATTCGAGTATATACCTTTAGCTTGCTGCAGATTGTATGCCATGTGGAAAAGCTTTTTCAAATAGATATGAACCTGCACCTGACTTTTTTCGTGGCGTTTGTTTTGGTTTCGTTTGTCTGTATTGCTGTATTTTTGCTGGTATGACGAGCTTGTAGCTGTCCTGGCGTCTTTACTGGAGAGAACTGGTTCTACATGTCGAGAACTGCTTGTGATAGATAACTGCGGCAAGGTCCTCTGGAACTGGGAGATAGTATACCAgcagtttttcttttacagttttcacagtttttgttttctttaacgCGCACGTATGCATATGGAGATGTAATGTACCGGGGTCTTGAAGTCACAGTGCAGAACTAGTTGTCGAAAAGGAGATAGCCGATCAGCTGTTTTGGGAAAGGAAGTGACTTGATATGTTGCAACCTCTCTGGTCCTATTAGATGCCTTATACGTCTTCTGCACTGCCATTTCAGGCATACTAAAGAAAGAACACAATGATGTGAGGAGGGCGGGTAGATAAATTGAGTAAATTACAGCAGTCTATAGTTTGTTAACATATCTAGCACAGCCACTCTCAATTTAAAGACACACTGTGCCTGTTCTGCCCATTACAAATGGATGTTGTAATGAGAGCTGACACAAAATgcctgcaaacacacacacacacacacgcacacacacacacacacacacacacacacacacacacaaacacaaacatacacacacacacacacacacacacacacacacaaacatacatacacacacacaaacacgcacacacacaaataaaacacacatacattctcacatatttgcacaaatacataaaatacaagcagatacgtacatacacacaaacacacacacacacaattgcaAGCACAcgcatgtacatacacacagatacacacgcacacacgcgaactcacatgcacacacacacaacacacacgcacgcacacacacacgcatgtacGCACACACGCATGTACGCACACGAATATAGTTGCACAGATATTAGTGATGCAGGGTTCTTGCACGACGTAATAAGCTTTTAAATGGCTTACCGacatttcagatttttttaaatcttccgCACCACAGCTTTGCCTTACCCTGCAGGGAACATTAGTGttgcaattagaaaaaaattatctataCAAAAAAGTATGAAAACGTCAGAATAAATCTCATTTGATGAACAGAGAGCACTTCATTCAACATTCTAGCTAGATGACTATtttgttcagaaaaaaatgatctttACAAATAAGGATGATGACGTCAGAATAAATTAACCTCATTTGATGTACAGAGCATTTCATTCAACACTCTAGATGACTATTTTGTTGATCTTACTTGATATTCTCGGAACGCTTTCAGCACGGCCTCTCGTTCTTCAACTGAAACTGGCTTTCGACATCCTGAAAGCTCTCCGACTACTTCTTCTGCTGTCTTACCGCCCTGTGGATAAAAAGGGGACTCTTCGTGATGCCTATCATGCTTTTGTGATGcctatcatactgtaaatgcagaaatgttcgcggtgattttgtgttcgcggtttttgc contains the following coding sequences:
- the LOC136434839 gene encoding aromatic-L-amino-acid decarboxylase-like; protein product: MPDTEEDRLKQTLRNLKAKTAVLEVPQADRDKMTSKAMEMMNTFDDSTRKLTWGPVKTSDPGCRKVVGEIKENPTEYELVMQEFNDHLVNAGMNLSHPTCFGLIPTGGGTYPAALGAFIPATLASYSGFPRKVTTIVEMENKLIEWVAGLFGYPAGHAGNITSGASLSSLTALAVARDSMGLKAADFHRCVVYCSEFTHYSVLRGLRAVGLREAVLRTVPLDQLFKMTTTALEKQIKEDKEAGLVPFLVVATVGTTLTGTVDPVDDIADVCERHQLWLHVDAAYGGFFALCDEMKPLFAGVERSDSILVNPHKGLFTPVGVSVMVVKDGKKLQQCCSMEQTPSCFTECQLFSDEHLSPSELSFEISRPFRGAQMWLPLNVFGVGVFRAALKEKLLLARYFYGKLKETGDFELPLEPELSVVVFRATAPPGVDINDFNQQLMEGLNSDGKIFMTPAVLANQFYLRVCVLAFRTHVEHLDLCFSVIQEKRLRLRESLRSEA